The DNA region GCTTAAGCCCtgagcgaggctcaaaacatgttgagtgcTTCGTCTCGTTTAATTTGAGCTTCAGTTTCATCATCAACACACTAGGAAAAAATTTTCCTTGCGAATGAGCTTTCTTGAAGAGGAGACACTAAACAATTGATACTTCACTTTATCGGAAAAAAGTTCAATTTCTTTGCCCAtaatttgttattcatgcttataaaTATTAGtgttggactaaacatatatatttgtgtttttttctttattggcgccttttttcattaaagcccatgcTTTATGTGCGCTTAAAGCCCTAAcagaccttagagcttttttgcacTTTTTCACTTCTGATAACACTGAGGTAGTAGTATAAGAAACTTCACAAATTCACAATTCAGTTGGGtattaatcaattttttttttgtaaattggTATTAATCAATTAACTAgcccaaattttatttcaaattacTTGCAAGCCGTTACATTGATATTATATAGATGTTTGCATATATGGAATCCATTGAATTGTCCAAGAATACAAGTTCACTGAGATATAACTATGACATACCTAAACTGACAGGAAGCTAGGCTGCAAGTCAGCCCAGCTACATGTTCAGCTAATTCAGCTTCATCGATACAGTGCCTAGAATGCACCTTAACAAAATTAATTGTTAACTTGCACAGAgcctgccaaaaaaaaaaagggaattcaAAACCCAAGGAATAGCACCAGAATTTCAAGCTTACATGAATAAGATACTTAATTATTTCAATAATTACAAGAATCAGTGTTGCAACAACCTCCTCTATAAGTGGCCGTTTCCAACCAGTCTGATTGGCAGGGTCCTTGTATTGACCTTGTTCCCTATCACCAATAGCAGTCACAAATATTAGGTACCGTAGAAAATTAAATATCTTTCCTGCTGTCTTAAGCGTTAGAGATCTTGAAGCCTTGACCAGTTGTTTCTTTGAGCTATACATGAGGATTTGGGACAGAAGAAGTGCTTAGACTTGCAAAATATGATGACAAAGAAAATAACATTCACAAGCCAGCCTTTTTAGGGCACACAAAGTAttccaccaacaacaacaacaacaacaacaacagcccagtgaaatcccacatcttggggtctggggagggtataatgtacgcagaccttactcctaccaaggtaggatggctgtttccgagagaccctcggctcaaaaagTATTCCACCAACAAAAAGAACATAAATATATGCCCAAGATTAGAATGCTCTATGTTAGATGGACTCGGTTACAAGTATCAAATATGCTATGTATGATGATTACGTTCTGTAACCAGCAAATAATTTGTGTAATAAGAACGACTATGAAATACACATACCCAGTTCATACCAATTCAACAAACTCATGTACCAGAGGAGTTGCCTAACAAATCAAATTTGAACTGCTGCATTTTTTTGTATACTTCTAAAATAAAGCAAATGGAAATAAACATTCAGTTAGAATTATTTCAACTAACTTTTCTCCCTGGCTTCAATTAATAATTCAACGTGCTGCTACTTTTTTCTAAAACCAAGAAATCCCCGAGGGACTTTGCTGCTActtattctttctttcttgaagAGAACAATTAGATACTAAGCACATGATTCGAAAGCATTACAATAGAAAACCACAAGAAACCTAATAGGTGCATCGTAATTGTACTTAATACAATTTTCTCCTCAAAGCTTCATTCCATCTTACTTAACATTCAACAGAAAGAAAATTAACAACGAAATGTTAAATTCAGGATCTATCACAACTTGTGTTTCATCTCTCTAGCATGTCAGGCATGAAGAGAGGAAAATTGAAAAAGGAAAGGCACCTATAATAGAAAGTTCTATAGATGGACAACAAATGTAGTCAACAATCCAATGATCAAATTCAGGATCTTCAGTCATACATGAAGAAAAAAGGCTGAAAAGGAAAATACGGCAACAGTTCTACAAATGGAGAACAGAgaagatatgtgtgtgtgtgtgtgtacatcgCAAAGAAGAAACAcattcacaagaaaataaattaacaAACTTAACAATAACAACTACACCTCAATCCCAAGATGGTCCGGAAATTTAACAAACTtaaaagtgaaaaagagttgagaTAAAGGACAAAAATGAAGTTACCGTCAACCTTTTGTTGATGTATGCCAAAAGCTTGTTTGTGAGATAACAAACTGTATGAAGAGGATAAAGGCGTTGAACACGGGAGACATGACTCATCAATGATTTGCTATTTACAAGGTTGCAAAACTCTTCGGCCTCAAATATTAATAATACATATGGAACATCGATAACATCAGATGTGATCTGCGCAAAAATAATGAATCTAATGACCACACTAAATTGCAAAAGCTAGAAAGAATAGCTACCCTTAGCTTTAGAGAACCTATTCAAAAACTTGATATTGTAGCAGCACTAGCATACACAATTGCCATCATACACATGACAAGTAGAAAGCTCAAAAGAATGAATCAGAGACCAGCAAGACAAACTTTTGCATAGTACAAGAAAAACAGCTGGACACAGTTATCAAAACCCTAACACCAGCAATATGCTCTTTCAAAGCCCAAATGGACATCTGATATTATTCTTAGTATTTGACTGTTGAATTATGTAACCACCTCATTTAAAAACTCTGTTATTAGAGCGGGGACACTTTTATTACTTGTATAGGTCCACACCACACGCGTTCACATGCAAGCTTGATTCTTTTACTTGCTCTAATATATGGAAATATGACATTTGCGTTCTCAGGCACTATTTTTGTTAAATAAGGTAAAGTATTATTCATAAGTTTCTCTTATACCATTTTCCATGTGATCACCTCATTTAAAAACTTAAATTGCTAGACGCGGGTTTGCAACAGTGAAAAGAAACTTCAACATTTCAAGAATAGGAAGTACTTGAGGATATCAAGTAAAAAGTAAGAGACATCGATTTCTAGTACTTTACTTTTGATCAAGAAAAGCACCAAGTACTTTACTATCAGAATTTTTTGGGGATAGCATACTAATAGAATCTGTTGGACCAAAGAATAAGGACAAGTCCTTCCCCCACGAGTAAGTTCCTCGAAAGAAAGGGCCGACATGACTTATttatattgttttgatatttAAACGTTGAACTCTTATGCTGCTCCATTAGTTGGTAAGTACCTTGGTTGATGTGAGACTTATAAGTATGTTTTAGAATTCCTTATGGTATCGGGTGATTGACATAGTATCATTGTGTTAAAATTGAATGCATAGTAATGGATATCACTTATTTTGATAAGCGTTATAGTGGAACGTAATTTAGTCGACATGGAAATATGGACAGCCCTAGAAGCAAAGGAAACTTTGTCCAATTTTTGTAGAACCCTAGAAAGGCTTGCGTGGGTGTCTTACCCACTAAGGGCATGTCACCACCCTagatttgggttgtgacaagtaACTACCCAAATATTACCAtcagaagaaaataaatttgctTTTTCAAAGATAATTGACATCCAAATAGATATCACATAAAGATGCACATATTTTAGCACTAAATATAGTCAATTAAGCATCTATTATTCAACTGAAAGTTAAATGGGAACAATATTTAAGTATATGAGATTAAAACCAACTATTAAAAGGTGGTCCAGTAGTTCAAGATGATAGGTTAACTGAAATCTGCCAAATTTCTGAAGAATAAATTACCTTAGATAGTTCCTCTGGGACATTCATTGACCACACAATAGACTTTTCAATTGGATTTGATTTAATTTGGTAGGAAAGACCTTTCTCCGCAAGCCTTGTTAGCAAATGGCCTGACTTGATAACATTTCCATGTAAGACAGTCATTTATACGCAATTAAGGACACATGGAAGGGGGTGGGGAAGAAACTAACAGAGAAAGAAAATCTACCTCCAATTGAGCCTAGTTCCACAACTTTAGTGTCAATTTGAGCTACAATAGACTTATGTGCAAACTTTCCCTTTTCCCACTTCTGCTTTTCCTTTTCTAGCTTTTTCTTCTCGGCAGCTTCAGCCTTTTCGGCTGCCTTTTGCAATTTCTCTTGCTGTATTAATGAATATACATTAGTTTATATGCCATAATTACTTAACCTCCTCCAAATAAATAGGTTTTTGTAGGATGGCTTACCTCTTTCTGatatttcttttcttcctttagGCGAAGTTGTTCTTCCTTTGACATTCTCTTTTTCCCTGTTGCTTCATCCCCACTGCTTCTGTTACTTCTATTGCCTTTACCTTTTCCTTTTGGTCTTGAGACCTCATTTTTTGGCTCCAAAGGATCTATTTCTTCATCAGGATCCCAATGGTCCTGTAAGCAAATTGCACCATCAAAATTTAAATAGAGACAAGCCCTTCATAGTATAGAATTTAGAAAAGGTCTAGACAAAGATACAAACATTAAGAACATGTCTTAACCCTTATCCTTCACGCTAATTATTTAGGCACGTCTGTGAATAGACTTATAATATTCAGATGCCTTTCTCATTTGGCAGAATCTGCACTCATGAGCTCGGGATATGATCAGCTCCCCAGGGTACACAAATCTTTAATTCAGATTGAAATCTTCTACTCTTCTGACAAAATAAGAAAACCCTAGAGGTTCAAACCATTTTAGTACAGTTTGGATATTTGCAGTGTATGAGTAGGTGTATTTAAATGAAATGAGTGGTTCACGAACAAAACTCACTCTGCTAATCTAAGCTCAACTTGAGTTCATTTATTTAGTACAAGCCGAGTTTATTAAGACCATTTGACTAAGTGTTGTTCATGAGGAatttcttccatattttctttGGAAAAAGATATATAGTTTGAGCACTTAGGGTTTACGTTTTCCACCTCAAGTCCTCAATGCTCAACAGCCCTAAGCCTCCTTCTCACTTCCTTCCCCTCAaatctttctccaagtttctccCTTTCCCTCTCCATCAGTGCTGTTTTTCCTTCCTTAAGGTATTGCTTAATATAGGCCTCtccctctctttttctccagtcCAATCTAAGCCGCACCTTCTCATTGCTATTGTTGTCTGCCAATTATTCTTTTCTTCCACAaccttttcactcattttttaaaTCTCACTTTTATTCAATATTTCTTTGATTGAACCCTGAGATATGAGATTAATTTGATAGCATAATCAAGAGAATTTGATTGGAATTGATGAGAATTTAAGCTCGGCTTCAAGCTTTTTCTTGAGAAGCGACTGAACAGCAGTTTAAACTACAAGGATAAGCGAGTGAAGCTGAAATTGAATATTCAAAAATCTGTTGAGCTCACTTGTTCACATTCCAATTTACATGCAGTATATGGTTCCACTCCCATATTCCTGAAGCAAGTTACGAGGTATCTGTATTAACTTACATAGTCGAACAGGAGTCAAATCAACTTTTTTTCAGTGATGTAGTCAGTAGTCGAAGTGTCAGAAAATCCTAAAGTTAATTGAACATGGCTTTCTTTTTATTGGCTTCTTCTTGTGAGGTATCCACGCAAAAATCACACAAGCTTCTGTGGATAATGTGTGTTCCAAGGAATGGTATACCATAATGCAACATCCTGATAAAAGCTGGCTTCTTTAAGGGGCACACATGCACAAGATGAGGGGAGCTGTGGAAGGGGGGTGTTTGTATTCATATTAAGAAGAAGAATGGAATGGAAAGCCTATTGCTatgcaaggaaaaaaaaaagatgttgaaaaataatataataaactTTAACAAGGCAGACACACCAGAGAAGGACCGGCTTCACTCGAATTTCGATGAGAAACATCTTCTTGCATTCGCATAAAATTGTCAAAACCTGTTCAACAATTTTCCGTCTCAGTTGAATAGCCTGACGGTAAATTCCAGCCAATGGAAAATTTGATTCTCTAATCTTATTCACCGGTAGATTAAACATTAGTAGCTTACCACGAGAAAGGGTGGACCCAAAAGGTCTGGAGCTCAATTCTGTCTCCTTTACAATTGCCTCCGGGGAACAAAGTTTCTCCTCCTCCTTCCAGGCACCATAATTACCACTATTCTCAGATTCATTATCAGACTCCAAACAAATTACTCCATCAATTCCTGAAGGAAAGCTTAAATTTAAGAAGAGCCACCGGTTCAATTCGATGAAAACACACCGCATCAGAAAAATTTCACAAATGGCAGTTCATGCAAACCTAATTAATAAAATTGGTTACAACAAAAGCTACCAAGAAAATGGTGCAAGAAATTCCTCTGAGTTAAAGCAGTCCACTTGTGCAAGGAAAGGTGCGGACAAAACTCTGAGGCTAAACGGAATCCTTGGAGGATTGACAATTTCTTTTCTTAAGTAGTATGCCAAGAAAATAGGAAAACCAGACTAGACCACCAAATGAGAAGAATCTGCAAGTATGTCAAAGCTAGGTTTGTCATTTTCCTATTTGTTTCGTATAAACTTAAACCTAAAAGCCAATGTGCCCATACTTTTTGGGTTAACAAACACACTGTAAGGACTAAAATATCCTTTTAACCATCCCCTTTTTGCATCAGAGAAAAAACACATATGAGGAGTGCGCCTAACTAGCTCAAAGTATTATGGCTGACCTTGACACGAGGCACACCAAGAATCTGCCTTTGCAGAAAATATCTGAATAATCAAACACAACTCATAGGAGCAGGCAGAGTGATGCAGCACCAAGAGCAAACCAAACTTCCGCACATCCAGGTTATAATGATAAGTATTATGGAAGTTTCCTAGTATTAGTTTAACAGGATATATGTCCAGGGGAAACGCAAACACACTAAAAGGGCAGCCTGGAGCGCAAAGCATCCTGCATTCATGCAGTTTGGGGAAGGACCGCAGCCCACAGGGCTGTGATGTAGGCAGCCTACCCTGACACAAGTATCTAATTCCACGATCGAAGCCATAACCTACAGGTCACACTGAGACAATTTTACCATTGCTCCAAGGCTCTCATTTGGAAAGGCAAACACAGTGCACAAAGAAAATGGGTTTGACTCCTGAGAACAGAATGTGAATGGATATATGGTACACTTATTTTAAGGCACATTCTATTAGCAGACCGGAGATATTTGTAACTgcatttcatgttttttctacaGTTAACTAGTAAAATTAAAGAAGCAAAACCATATATGATCTTTAGAGAAGGGCCTGGAAATGATTCCTTTACAAGCTAATATGAAAGCTTAAGCCTCAACTTGCCGTAGTACTGTCTTGAAGGCAAAGCAACTGTAATCGCATGCTAGATCAACAAAAGCAACGGTCAAGCTTCTGGAGATGAATGATGATGACAAAGCAATCAATATAAACTAATAACAGTGatcgtaaaataaaaaatatgagtCAGGAAACTGAAGTAACCGACGTATAATGTTAACTAATGACAGAAGGAATAAGGAATAGATAAATACTAACATAAATTAACTGCTACGACCTACAACTTAACCCAAGAAACCATATAATTTATTTCCTGCACATTTTATAGGATGCGAAGAGTTTTCACTTTTCACACATTTGACTTGCACAAAGGTCTCTCCAAAAGAACTATATATGAACTCTCCCCAATTTTACTTCCAGATCTTTCCATCTTTTGTCCACATAATAATGCTCATTTTCTATAGATCTTCTGTCGCTTGTATTATTTGCTATgttttagattattttttttcttatagGATTTAAGATATTGTCCAACTTTTGCTTCGGGAGTTTGTTAACCCTTAAGTAGAAGTGAAATGTTTGGTATCAAACATTTGACTCTTGGGCCCTTTTTCACTTTTTCTAAAGCCCAAGTAAAGTTGCTTTCACCAGCACAATGGCAACTCTGATGTCTCAAAACTTGAAATTCAATTAAAAACTTCAAATTAGGCCAGTTGAAGGCTTACCGCCATCTTTGTTGTGGTCTATAATTGAAGAAGAGCAACTCTGCAAATCAGCATTAGCTTTAGTACATCTGACTATTGGAACACTATATCTTGGAAGCTCAGATGCCGGGGTTTCAGCAACCATGGATGGGGTCAAATCAAGACCTGAAGAAGATATAATTTTTGTCAACACTTGTTTCCTTTCTTCCTTTTATTGAAGAAGAAAGACTACTATTGAGTACATAAATCTCTAAAGACTTAAAAGACGCAAATTGCAATATAAATCCCAGTACAGGAGAAAATCCACAATCAAGCCTTTAGCAGTCACACCAAACAACAAAAAGAAACAAAGGAATATAGAACTTTTTTCCAGAGTGTTTTTCCGGAAAACTGTTTGGACATAGAATTGTTGCAATTCCCCGAAATTCGAAAAACTCCAAAAAGCTGTTTTCACAAttttcactccaaatcactcacaaaaattcaaaaacaactccaatttgtgttcatatccaaacacaactccaatttccaaataccattttcaacttgaaaacaaatagtactacttcttttcttttttttttttttcagatttcaCAACTTTTATGCCCAAACGCCCACTAACACACATAAACCAAAACTCTGTAATTTTAGATCAATTGCTGAAAAAATACTTTAAAAATCCAATAATCCACAATTCAATCAACTCAAATTCAAACTATGATAAAGAAATATGAACTCACACGAGGATTAAGGGTCCAACATTGTTGTATTTTAGGATAATCTATATCCAAAAGAACTTAAATAAAACAAAGAATGAAATGGAACAGGTCCAAATGTTGTATATtccacattaacttctacaaagAGACATCATCTATAGTAAAAAGACTAGCGTGCGTAAACCAAAACTATGTAATTTTCCATACTAATGGCAGAAAAATTACTTAAAATCCAATAATCCACAATTCCTATCAACTAGGAT from Lycium barbarum isolate Lr01 chromosome 10, ASM1917538v2, whole genome shotgun sequence includes:
- the LOC132612639 gene encoding crossover junction endonuclease EME1B-like isoform X1 translates to MKMSEAIHVDILSDDDEDGGKRNDTVDLSSPLTIRSKKKQRTSNWNNPSTVLIIEDDDDDTTPYRPSKSTPSFVSMSDFSFVKCSSSRLDLTPSMVAETPASELPRYSVPIVRCTKANADLQSCSSSIIDHNKDGGIDGVICLESDNESENSGNYGAWKEEEKLCSPEAIVKETELSSRPFGSTLSRGFDNFMRMQEDVSHRNSSEAGPSLDHWDPDEEIDPLEPKNEVSRPKGKGKGNRSNRSSGDEATGKKRMSKEEQLRLKEEKKYQKEQEKLQKAAEKAEAAEKKKLEKEKQKWEKGKFAHKSIVAQIDTKVVELGSIGGHLLTRLAEKGLSYQIKSNPIEKSIVWSMNVPEELSKITSDVIDVPYVLLIFEAEEFCNLVNSKSLMSHVSRVQRLYPLHTVCYLTNKLLAYINKREQGQYKDPANQTGWKRPLIEEALCKLTINFVKVHSRHCIDEAELAEHVAGLTCSLASCQFRDKLTRLSVNANGSLIPKDAVDKNQIKKSPWLKALVAIPKVQPRFAIAIWKKYPTMKSLLSVYMDPSKSVHEKEFLLKDLRVEGLLSDDRRLGEICSKRIYRILMAQSGSSKTDDIECGADLFSQHSAE
- the LOC132612639 gene encoding crossover junction endonuclease EME1B-like isoform X2 — its product is MAHAITVALPSRQYYGIDGVICLESDNESENSGNYGAWKEEEKLCSPEAIVKETELSSRPFGSTLSRGFDNFMRMQEDVSHRNSSEAGPSLDHWDPDEEIDPLEPKNEVSRPKGKGKGNRSNRSSGDEATGKKRMSKEEQLRLKEEKKYQKEQEKLQKAAEKAEAAEKKKLEKEKQKWEKGKFAHKSIVAQIDTKVVELGSIGGHLLTRLAEKGLSYQIKSNPIEKSIVWSMNVPEELSKITSDVIDVPYVLLIFEAEEFCNLVNSKSLMSHVSRVQRLYPLHTVCYLTNKLLAYINKREQGQYKDPANQTGWKRPLIEEALCKLTINFVKVHSRHCIDEAELAEHVAGLTCSLASCQFRDKLTRLSVNANGSLIPKDAVDKNQIKKSPWLKALVAIPKVQPRFAIAIWKKYPTMKSLLSVYMDPSKSVHEKEFLLKDLRVEGLLSDDRRLGEICSKRIYRILMAQSGSSKTDDIECGADLFSQHSAE